The sequence below is a genomic window from Streptococcus pantholopis.
GCCTTATACGAAAAAACTGGAACAGGTAAACACCTGTCCCAATCTTTATTAAGCGTTACCCTAACAATTATTGCTGAATTTGCGATGCAATCTGTGCATCAGTGTCTTCAATAGTCGTAGCAACTTGGTTTAACTGCTGATTAATTTCATCTAACAGATCAGCAAATTGGCTGACTTTTGGCGATAATTCATTGAACTGCTGATCAAAGCTGTCAAAAGAAGTA
It includes:
- a CDS encoding WXG100 family type VII secretion target — its product is MVQIKLTPEELRSQATSYTNGATSVRDVLTTLTNTQADIAANWSGTSFDSFDQQFNELSPKVSQFADLLDEINQQLNQVATTIEDTDAQIASQIQQ